A stretch of Pseudomonas sp. CCC3.1 DNA encodes these proteins:
- the prpC gene encoding 2-methylcitrate synthase yields MAEAKVLSGAGLRGQVAGQTALSTVGQEGAGLTYRGYDVRELAADAQFEEVAYLLLYGELPTKVELADYTAKLKTLRDLPQALKEVLERIPADAHPMDVMRTGCSFLGNLEPEKDFSEQLDKTNRLLAAFPAIMCYWYRFSHDGKRIDCVSDEASIGGHFLHLLHDKKPSELHVKVMNVSLILYAEHEFNASTFTARVCASTLSDLYSCITAAIGSLRGPLHGGANEAAMEMIERFGSAEEAVQGTLGMLARKDKIMGFGHAIYKDSDPRNEVIKGWSKKLADEVGDTVLFPVSEAIDKTMWEQKKLFPNADFYHASAYHFMGIPTKLFTPIFVCSRLTGWAAHVFEQRANNRIIRPSAEYIGVEQRKFVPIERR; encoded by the coding sequence ATGGCCGAAGCAAAAGTATTGAGTGGTGCCGGATTACGCGGCCAGGTGGCTGGGCAAACGGCCCTGTCGACGGTAGGTCAAGAAGGTGCGGGCCTCACTTATCGGGGTTATGACGTGCGTGAGCTGGCAGCCGATGCCCAGTTCGAAGAAGTGGCTTACCTGCTGCTGTATGGCGAACTGCCTACCAAAGTCGAGCTGGCGGACTACACCGCCAAGCTCAAAACCCTGCGTGATTTACCGCAAGCGCTAAAAGAAGTGCTGGAGCGCATCCCTGCTGACGCGCACCCGATGGACGTGATGCGTACCGGGTGTTCGTTTCTGGGCAATCTGGAGCCGGAGAAAGACTTCTCCGAGCAGTTGGACAAGACCAACCGCCTGCTGGCCGCCTTCCCGGCGATCATGTGCTACTGGTATCGCTTCAGCCACGACGGCAAACGCATTGACTGCGTGAGCGATGAAGCGTCGATTGGCGGTCACTTCCTGCACTTGCTGCACGATAAAAAGCCGAGCGAGTTGCACGTCAAAGTGATGAACGTGTCACTGATCCTTTATGCCGAGCACGAGTTCAACGCCTCGACGTTCACCGCGCGCGTGTGTGCATCGACCTTGTCGGACCTGTATTCGTGCATCACCGCGGCCATCGGTTCGCTGCGCGGCCCGCTGCACGGCGGCGCCAACGAAGCGGCCATGGAAATGATCGAGCGCTTTGGCTCGGCTGAAGAAGCGGTGCAGGGCACCCTCGGCATGCTGGCGCGCAAAGACAAGATCATGGGCTTTGGCCATGCGATCTACAAAGACAGCGACCCGCGTAACGAGGTGATCAAGGGCTGGTCGAAAAAGCTGGCGGACGAAGTGGGCGATACCGTGTTGTTTCCAGTGTCCGAAGCCATCGACAAAACCATGTGGGAGCAAAAGAAACTGTTCCCGAATGCCGACTTCTACCATGCCTCGGCGTACCACTTCATGGGGATTCCAACCAAGCTGTTCACCCCGATTTTTGTCTGCTCACGCCTGACCGGCTGGGCCGCGCACGTGTTCGAGCAGCGTGCCAACAATCGCATCATCCGCCCAAGCGCCGAGTACATCGGTGTTGAACAGCGCAAGTTCGTGCCAATCGAGCGTCGCTGA
- the acnD gene encoding Fe/S-dependent 2-methylisocitrate dehydratase AcnD, which yields MNTEFRKTLPGTRLDYFDTRAAVDAIKPGAYDTLPYTARVLAENLVRRCDPATLNASLSQLIERKRDLDFPWFPARVVCHDILGQTALVDLAGLRDAIALQGGDPAQVNPVVPTQLIVDHSLAVECGGYDPEAFEKNRAIEDRRNEDRFHFIEWTKKAFKNVDVIPPGNGIMHQINLEKMSPVIQVRDGVAFPDTCVGTDSHTPHVDSLGVIAIGVGGLEAESVMLGRASWMRLPEIVGVELTGKLQPGITATDMVLALTEFLRKQKVVGAWLEFFGEGAAALTLGDRATISNMAPEYGATAAMFFIDQQTIDYLKLTGREDQQVQLVENYAKVSGLWADSLKGAQYERSLSFDLSSVVRNMAGPSNPHARVATSDLAAKGIAGQWDDVPGQMPDGAVIIAAITSCTNTSNPRNVIAAGLIARNANKLGLTRKPWVKSSLAPGSKTVALYLDEAGLTDELEQLGFGVVAFACTTCNGMSGALDPVIQQEIIDRDLYATAVLSGNRNFDGRIHPYAKQAFLASPPLVVAYAIAGTIRFDIEKDVLGLDANGNEIRLKDIWPSDEEIDAVVKASVKPEQFRQVYIPMFAIHEDTGPKVEPLYDWRPQSTYIRRPPYWEGALAGARPLKGMRPLAVLPDNITTDHLSPSNAIMLDSAAGEYLAKMGLPEVDFNSYATHRGDHLTAQRATFANPKLFNEMVIEDGKVKQGSLTRLEPEGQVMRMWEAIETYMERKQPLIIIAGADYGQGSSRDWAAKGVRLAGVEAIAAEGFERIHRTNLVGMGVLPLEFMPGTDRKTLQIDGSETYDVIGERTPRATLTLVITRKNGERVEVPVTCRLDTAEEVSIYEAGGVLQRFAQDFLESATA from the coding sequence ATGAATACTGAATTTCGCAAGACACTGCCGGGCACCCGGCTGGATTACTTCGACACCCGTGCGGCGGTCGATGCGATCAAGCCCGGTGCCTATGACACCCTGCCTTATACCGCGCGCGTGCTGGCCGAAAACCTGGTGCGACGCTGCGATCCGGCCACCCTGAATGCTTCACTGAGCCAGTTGATCGAGCGCAAGCGCGATCTCGATTTTCCATGGTTTCCGGCGCGCGTTGTGTGCCACGACATTCTCGGTCAGACCGCACTGGTTGACCTGGCGGGCCTGCGTGACGCTATCGCACTGCAAGGCGGCGACCCGGCGCAAGTCAACCCGGTGGTGCCGACGCAGTTGATCGTCGATCACTCGCTGGCCGTGGAATGTGGCGGTTACGATCCCGAGGCGTTTGAAAAAAACCGCGCCATCGAAGACCGCCGCAACGAAGACCGTTTCCACTTTATTGAGTGGACCAAAAAAGCCTTCAAAAACGTCGATGTGATCCCGCCGGGCAACGGCATCATGCACCAGATCAACCTAGAGAAAATGTCGCCGGTGATTCAGGTGCGTGACGGCGTGGCCTTCCCGGACACCTGCGTCGGCACTGACAGCCACACCCCGCACGTCGACTCGCTGGGCGTGATTGCCATCGGCGTCGGCGGCCTCGAAGCCGAAAGCGTCATGCTCGGCCGGGCCTCGTGGATGCGTCTGCCAGAAATCGTCGGCGTTGAGCTGACCGGCAAGCTGCAACCGGGCATTACCGCCACCGACATGGTGCTGGCGCTGACCGAGTTTTTGCGCAAACAGAAAGTGGTCGGTGCCTGGCTGGAGTTCTTCGGCGAAGGCGCCGCGGCGCTGACCCTGGGCGACCGCGCGACTATCTCCAACATGGCCCCGGAATACGGCGCCACGGCCGCGATGTTCTTCATCGACCAGCAAACCATCGACTACCTCAAACTGACGGGGCGTGAAGACCAGCAAGTGCAGTTGGTCGAAAATTACGCCAAGGTCAGCGGGCTGTGGGCAGACAGCCTCAAGGGCGCGCAATACGAGCGCAGCCTGAGCTTTGACCTGTCGTCAGTGGTGCGCAACATGGCCGGTCCGAGCAACCCGCATGCCCGCGTGGCAACCAGCGACCTGGCCGCCAAAGGCATCGCCGGGCAGTGGGACGACGTGCCGGGGCAAATGCCCGATGGCGCGGTGATCATTGCCGCGATCACCAGTTGCACCAACACCAGCAACCCGCGCAACGTGATTGCGGCCGGGTTGATTGCGCGTAACGCCAACAAACTGGGGCTGACCCGCAAACCGTGGGTCAAATCATCGCTGGCTCCAGGCTCGAAAACCGTGGCGCTGTATCTGGATGAAGCGGGCCTGACTGACGAACTGGAGCAGTTGGGTTTTGGCGTGGTGGCCTTTGCCTGCACCACGTGCAACGGCATGTCGGGCGCGCTGGACCCTGTGATTCAGCAGGAAATCATCGACCGTGATCTCTACGCCACGGCTGTGTTGTCGGGTAACCGCAACTTTGACGGACGCATTCACCCGTACGCCAAGCAAGCATTTTTGGCGTCGCCGCCGCTAGTGGTGGCGTATGCGATTGCCGGGACCATCCGTTTCGACATTGAAAAAGACGTGCTGGGCCTCGACGCCAATGGCAACGAAATCCGCCTGAAAGACATCTGGCCAAGCGACGAAGAAATCGACGCAGTGGTCAAGGCGTCGGTGAAACCGGAGCAGTTCCGCCAGGTTTACATCCCGATGTTCGCGATCCATGAAGACACCGGCCCGAAAGTCGAGCCGCTGTACGACTGGCGTCCGCAAAGCACTTACATTCGTCGTCCGCCGTATTGGGAAGGTGCGCTGGCCGGCGCGCGACCGCTCAAAGGCATGCGTCCATTGGCCGTGCTGCCGGACAACATCACCACCGACCACTTGTCGCCCTCCAACGCGATCATGCTCGACAGCGCCGCTGGCGAATACCTGGCGAAAATGGGCCTGCCGGAAGTCGACTTCAACTCCTACGCAACGCACCGTGGCGACCACTTGACGGCCCAGCGTGCGACCTTCGCCAACCCGAAACTGTTCAACGAAATGGTGATCGAGGACGGCAAGGTCAAACAAGGTTCGTTGACCCGTCTTGAGCCAGAAGGCCAAGTGATGCGCATGTGGGAAGCGATTGAGACCTACATGGAGCGCAAACAGCCGCTGATCATCATCGCCGGTGCCGACTACGGCCAGGGCTCATCCCGCGATTGGGCCGCCAAGGGCGTGCGTCTGGCCGGGGTTGAAGCGATTGCCGCTGAGGGCTTTGAGCGTATTCACCGCACCAACCTGGTGGGCATGGGTGTATTGCCGCTGGAATTTATGCCGGGTACTGATCGCAAAACCTTGCAAATCGACGGCAGCGAAACCTACGACGTGATTGGCGAGCGTACCCCGCGAGCCACGCTGACGCTGGTGATCACCCGCAAAAATGGCGAGCGTGTCGAGGTGCCGGTGACGTGCCGCCTTGATACCGCTGAAGAAGTGTCGATTTATGAAGCGGGCGGCGTATTGCAGCGCTTTGCCCAGGACTTCCTGGAATCGGCAACCGCTTAA
- the prpF gene encoding 2-methylaconitate cis-trans isomerase PrpF, with the protein MAYAAQIKIPATYMRGGTSKGVFFSLLDLPAEAQVPGAARDALLLRVIGSPDPYEKQIDGMGAATSSTSKTVIVSKSLQADHDVDYLFGQVSIDKPFVDWSGNCGNLSAAVGSFAISSGLVDASRIPRNGTAVVRIWQANISKTIIAHVPITDGAVQETGDFELDGVTFPAAEVQLEFLNPAADEEGAGGSMFPTGNLVDDLEVPGVGTLKVTMINAGIPTIFVNAHAIGYTGAELQSDINSDPKALAMFETIRAHGALRMGLIDTLDDAAKRQHTPKVAFVAAPVDYLSSSGKPVSAHSVDLLVRALSMGKLHHAMMGTAAVAIGTAAAIPGTLVNLAAGGELRSAVRFGHPSGTLRVGAQAQQVDGEWTVTKAIMSRSARVLMEGWVRVPPI; encoded by the coding sequence ATGGCTTATGCAGCGCAAATCAAAATCCCGGCGACGTATATGCGGGGTGGGACCAGTAAGGGCGTGTTCTTCAGCCTGCTCGATTTGCCGGCTGAGGCTCAGGTGCCGGGCGCGGCCCGTGATGCATTGTTGCTGCGGGTGATCGGCAGCCCGGACCCGTACGAGAAGCAAATCGACGGCATGGGCGCCGCCACCTCCAGCACCAGTAAAACCGTGATCGTCAGCAAAAGCCTGCAAGCGGATCATGACGTCGATTATCTGTTTGGGCAGGTCTCGATCGATAAGCCTTTTGTCGACTGGAGCGGCAACTGCGGAAACCTGTCGGCAGCGGTGGGTTCGTTTGCCATCAGCAGCGGTTTGGTCGACGCGAGCCGCATCCCGCGCAACGGCACCGCAGTGGTGCGTATCTGGCAGGCCAATATCAGCAAAACCATCATCGCGCATGTGCCGATCACCGACGGCGCGGTGCAGGAAACCGGCGACTTCGAACTGGATGGCGTGACCTTTCCGGCGGCAGAAGTGCAACTGGAATTCCTCAACCCGGCAGCGGATGAAGAAGGCGCGGGCGGCTCGATGTTCCCCACCGGCAACCTGGTGGACGACCTTGAAGTACCGGGCGTGGGCACCTTGAAAGTGACGATGATCAACGCCGGTATTCCGACGATTTTCGTCAACGCGCACGCCATCGGTTACACCGGTGCCGAACTGCAAAGCGACATCAACAGCGATCCGAAAGCCCTGGCCATGTTCGAAACCATTCGCGCCCATGGTGCGTTGCGCATGGGGTTGATCGACACGCTGGACGATGCGGCCAAGCGTCAGCACACGCCAAAAGTCGCGTTTGTGGCCGCGCCTGTGGATTACCTGTCATCGAGCGGCAAGCCGGTGAGTGCGCACAGCGTGGACTTGCTGGTGCGGGCCTTGTCGATGGGTAAATTGCACCACGCGATGATGGGCACGGCGGCGGTGGCGATTGGCACGGCGGCAGCCATTCCGGGCACCTTGGTTAACCTGGCGGCGGGCGGCGAATTGCGCAGCGCTGTGCGTTTTGGTCACCCGTCGGGCACTTTGCGTGTCGGTGCGCAAGCTCAACAGGTTGACGGCGAATGGACCGTCACTAAAGCCATCATGAGCCGCAGTGCGCGGGTCTTGATGGAAGGTTGGGTGCGGGTGCCCCCGATTTGA
- a CDS encoding IS110 family transposase, with translation MPTDVSKCTIIAVDLAKRVFQVAGEDAHGVTVYEERISSREAFHAFLRKLPTSVTVLVETGPGAQAWAQLLKTQGNPVRILPAQHVANHRSGPKNDRNDALAILRAGRDINISSVPVKSAAALAMQALHRVRQGYVRRRTAMSNQMRGLLLEHGLAMAQGEAAISQVIPRILEDATQPLPDLLRELIDELLGEWSQLGERIKVLTGRLETAAKNDETAKRLMTVRGIGPIISTAVIAKQTEPERFANARQFAAYFGLVPKQHSSGEKVRLGKMSKHGDAYLRSLAIQGAHAVLRQVRTDSEDPDDRRLQRWVSKLGRKEAAVRLANRNLRIIWVLLQNDQTYRRQVSNDQEAAMS, from the coding sequence ATGCCAACCGATGTTTCGAAATGCACCATCATTGCCGTAGATCTGGCCAAGAGGGTCTTCCAGGTAGCCGGCGAGGATGCTCATGGCGTAACGGTGTATGAAGAACGTATCTCTTCGCGCGAAGCCTTCCATGCGTTTCTTCGTAAGTTGCCAACAAGCGTAACCGTGTTGGTGGAGACAGGTCCGGGGGCTCAGGCATGGGCGCAATTGCTGAAGACCCAAGGCAATCCAGTCCGGATATTGCCAGCTCAGCATGTCGCTAATCACCGCAGCGGGCCAAAAAATGATCGTAACGATGCACTGGCTATCTTGCGCGCAGGCCGAGATATCAATATCTCTTCGGTACCGGTAAAGAGTGCTGCGGCCTTGGCCATGCAAGCTCTGCATCGTGTTCGGCAAGGTTACGTGCGGCGCCGCACAGCAATGAGTAATCAGATGCGCGGTCTGTTGCTAGAGCACGGTCTTGCCATGGCGCAGGGCGAAGCAGCGATCAGCCAGGTCATCCCCCGTATTCTGGAAGATGCCACCCAACCATTGCCTGACCTGTTGCGCGAATTGATTGATGAGTTACTGGGCGAATGGAGTCAGTTGGGTGAACGCATCAAGGTGTTGACCGGTCGGCTGGAAACAGCTGCAAAAAATGACGAAACAGCCAAACGGCTGATGACGGTGCGTGGTATCGGTCCGATTATCTCTACGGCAGTGATAGCTAAACAAACCGAGCCTGAGCGCTTTGCCAATGCACGACAGTTCGCTGCTTACTTCGGTTTGGTGCCCAAACAGCACAGCAGCGGTGAGAAAGTCCGACTGGGCAAGATGAGCAAGCATGGCGATGCCTACTTGCGAAGCTTGGCGATTCAGGGCGCTCACGCAGTGTTGAGACAGGTGCGAACTGATTCAGAGGATCCAGATGACCGGCGCTTGCAACGCTGGGTATCAAAGTTGGGTCGCAAAGAGGCGGCCGTACGGTTAGCCAACCGCAACTTGCGCATCATCTGGGTGCTGTTACAAAACGACCAAACGTATCGCCGCCAAGTGAGCAATGACCAGGAGGCAGCGATGAGTTAA
- the prpD gene encoding 2-methylcitrate dehydratase, whose translation MSANVDLNNRPDYDQVLQDIADYVLNYRITSQEALNTARNCLMDTLGCGLLALRFPECTKHLGPIVEGTVVPFGARVPGTSFRLDPVKAAWDIGCIVRWLDYNDTWLAAEWGHPSDNLGGILAVADHLSQKRVANGEAPLTVRAVLEAMIMAHEIQGVMALENAFNRVGLDHVLLVKVASTAVCAKLMGADREQLLSALSHAFVDGQALRTYRHAPNAGSRKSWAAGDASSRGVRLADIALRGEMGIPGVLTAPQWGFYDVLFSHTNKDLALKPEDQRQFSLSQPYGTYVMENVLFKISFPAEFHAQTACEAAVTLHPQVKDRLHEIDKIVITTHESAIRIISKQGKLANAADRDHCIQYMTAVPLVFGNLVAEQYEDDFHAAHPIIDELREKMVIVEEPRYTREYLEADKRSIANALQVFFKDGTRTAQVVVEYPIGHRRRRAEGIPLLEDKFKANLATRFVGQRCQQIFDLCKDQATLEATQVHKFVDLLVI comes from the coding sequence ATGAGCGCCAACGTCGACCTCAACAACCGTCCCGACTATGACCAGGTTCTGCAGGACATTGCCGACTACGTCCTGAACTATCGCATCACCTCCCAAGAAGCCCTGAACACTGCACGCAACTGCCTGATGGACACGTTAGGCTGCGGCCTGCTGGCGCTGCGTTTTCCCGAGTGCACCAAGCACCTGGGCCCTATTGTCGAAGGTACGGTGGTGCCGTTTGGGGCTCGCGTTCCCGGCACCTCGTTTCGCCTCGATCCGGTGAAAGCTGCGTGGGACATCGGTTGCATCGTGCGTTGGCTGGATTACAACGACACGTGGCTGGCGGCGGAGTGGGGGCATCCTTCGGACAATCTGGGCGGGATTTTGGCGGTGGCCGATCACCTCTCGCAAAAGCGCGTGGCCAATGGCGAGGCGCCGTTGACGGTGCGTGCAGTGCTTGAAGCGATGATCATGGCGCATGAGATTCAAGGCGTCATGGCCTTGGAGAACGCCTTCAATCGTGTCGGGCTGGATCACGTGTTGCTGGTGAAAGTGGCTTCGACGGCGGTATGCGCCAAGCTGATGGGCGCTGACCGAGAGCAGCTGTTATCGGCGCTGTCCCACGCATTTGTCGATGGTCAGGCGTTGCGCACGTATCGCCACGCGCCGAATGCCGGGTCGCGCAAGTCCTGGGCGGCGGGCGATGCATCAAGCCGAGGCGTGCGCCTGGCCGATATTGCGTTGCGCGGTGAGATGGGTATCCCGGGCGTGCTGACGGCGCCGCAATGGGGCTTTTACGACGTGCTGTTCAGCCACACCAACAAGGACTTGGCGCTCAAGCCCGAAGACCAGCGCCAGTTCAGCCTGTCGCAGCCTTACGGCACCTATGTGATGGAAAACGTGCTGTTCAAGATCAGTTTTCCGGCCGAGTTTCACGCGCAAACCGCTTGCGAGGCGGCGGTGACCTTGCACCCACAGGTCAAAGACCGCCTGCACGAGATCGACAAAATCGTGATTACAACCCACGAATCAGCGATTCGGATTATTTCCAAACAAGGCAAATTGGCCAACGCGGCGGATCGTGATCACTGCATTCAATACATGACCGCCGTGCCGCTGGTGTTCGGCAATCTGGTGGCCGAGCAGTACGAAGACGACTTCCACGCGGCGCACCCGATCATCGATGAACTGCGCGAGAAGATGGTCATTGTCGAAGAGCCGCGCTACACCCGCGAATACCTTGAAGCGGACAAACGCTCGATCGCCAACGCCCTACAGGTGTTTTTCAAGGACGGTACCCGCACCGCGCAAGTGGTGGTGGAGTACCCGATTGGCCATCGTCGGCGCCGGGCAGAGGGCATTCCACTGTTGGAAGACAAGTTCAAAGCCAACCTGGCCACGCGTTTTGTGGGTCAGCGCTGCCAGCAGATTTTTGACCTGTGCAAAGACCAGGCAACGCTTGAAGCGACGCAGGTGCATAAATTTGTCGATTTGCTGGTGATCTAA
- a CDS encoding pyruvate, water dikinase regulatory protein: protein MKRSAFFISDGTGITAETLGQSLLAQFENVTFNKFTRPYIDSVEKARVMVQQIDNAAEKDGVRPIIFDTIVNQDIREILATSNGFMIDIFSSFLAPLEQELAEHSSYSVGKSHSIGHNSNYMERIEAVNFALDNDDGARTHKYDKADLILVGVSRCGKTPTCLYMAMQFGIRAANYPLTEDDMENLKLSPALRQHKHKLFGLTIDPDRLTAIRNERKPNSRYSSFAQCEFEVREVERLFQRENIPHINSTHFSVEEISAKILVEKGVERRFK from the coding sequence ATGAAACGATCTGCTTTCTTTATTTCCGACGGCACCGGCATTACGGCCGAGACCCTCGGTCAGAGTTTGTTGGCACAATTTGAAAACGTAACCTTCAACAAATTCACACGCCCTTACATCGATAGCGTGGAAAAAGCGCGGGTAATGGTACAACAAATCGATAACGCCGCCGAAAAAGACGGCGTTCGCCCGATCATCTTCGACACCATCGTCAATCAGGATATTCGCGAGATCCTGGCCACTTCCAATGGTTTCATGATCGACATTTTTTCCAGTTTCCTGGCGCCACTGGAGCAAGAACTGGCGGAACATTCTTCATACTCAGTCGGTAAATCACACTCTATTGGCCACAACTCCAACTACATGGAGCGTATCGAGGCAGTCAACTTTGCCCTCGACAACGATGACGGCGCGCGCACTCACAAATACGACAAGGCCGACCTGATTCTGGTCGGCGTGTCGCGTTGCGGCAAAACCCCGACCTGCTTGTACATGGCCATGCAATTTGGCATTCGCGCGGCCAACTACCCGTTGACCGAAGACGACATGGAAAACCTCAAGTTGTCACCGGCCCTGCGCCAGCACAAACACAAACTGTTCGGCCTGACCATCGACCCCGACCGTTTGACGGCCATTCGCAACGAGCGCAAACCCAATAGCCGCTACTCAAGTTTTGCCCAGTGCGAATTTGAAGTCCGCGAAGTCGAGCGCCTGTTCCAGCGCGAAAACATCCCGCACATCAACTCCACGCACTTCTCGGTCGAAGAAATCTCGGCCAAGATTCTGGTCGAAAAAGGCGTAGAGCGGCGCTTCAAGTAA
- the ppsA gene encoding phosphoenolpyruvate synthase — protein MVEYVVSLDKLGVHDVEHVGGKNASLGEMISNLAGAGVSVPGGFATTSQAYRDFLELSGLNDQIHAALDALDVDDVNALAKTGAQIRQWIMEAEFPEKLNAEIRTAFASLSQGNPDMAVAVRSSATAEDLPDASFAGQQETFLNIRGVENVIRAAKEVFASLFNDRAISYRVHQGFDHKLVALSAGVQRMVRSETGTAGVMFTLDTESGFRDVVFITGAYGLGETVVQGAVNPDEFYVHKQTLEAGRPAILRRNLGSKAIKMIYGDEAKAGKSVKVIDVEKADRERFCLTDAEVSELAKQAMIIEKHYKCPMDIEWAKDGDDGKLYIVQARPETVKSRTQANVMERYLLKETGTVLVEGRAIGQRIGAGKVRIIKDVSEMDKVQPGDVLVSDMTDPDWEPVMKRASAIVTNRGGRTCHAAIIARELGIPAVVGCGNATQLLKDGQGVTVSCAEGDTGFIFEGELGFDIKKNSVDAMPELPFKIMMNVGNPDRAFDFAQLPNAGVGLARLEFIINRMIGVHPKALLNYDGLPQEIKDSVDKRIAGYNDPVDFYVDKLVEGISTLAGAFTPKKVIVRLSDFKSNEYANLIGGKLYEPEEENPMLGFRGASRYISENFRDCFELECRALKRVRNDMGFTNVEIMVPFVRTLGEASQVIDLLAENGLKRGENGLRIIMMCELPSNAILAEEFLEFFDGFSIGSNDLTQLTLGLDRDSGVIAHLFDERNPAVKKLLSNAIQACNKAGKYIGICGQGPSDHPDLALWLMEQGIESVSLNPDTVLETWFFLAEGQAQA, from the coding sequence TTGGTAGAGTACGTAGTTTCCCTCGATAAGCTCGGCGTCCATGATGTGGAGCACGTAGGGGGCAAGAACGCATCCCTCGGCGAGATGATCAGCAACCTGGCAGGCGCTGGCGTTTCGGTTCCCGGCGGTTTTGCAACGACTTCCCAGGCTTACCGTGATTTTCTTGAGCTGAGCGGTTTGAACGATCAGATCCATGCAGCGCTGGATGCGCTGGATGTTGATGACGTGAACGCCCTGGCCAAGACTGGCGCCCAGATCCGTCAATGGATCATGGAGGCGGAGTTCCCAGAGAAACTCAACGCTGAAATTCGTACTGCCTTTGCCTCTCTGTCTCAAGGCAACCCGGACATGGCCGTCGCCGTGCGTTCCTCGGCCACCGCCGAAGACTTGCCGGACGCTTCCTTTGCCGGCCAGCAAGAAACCTTCCTGAACATCCGTGGTGTTGAAAACGTGATTCGTGCGGCCAAAGAGGTGTTTGCCTCCTTGTTCAACGACCGTGCGATTTCTTACCGCGTGCACCAGGGCTTTGACCACAAACTGGTCGCCCTGTCGGCAGGCGTGCAGCGCATGGTGCGCTCCGAAACCGGCACGGCGGGTGTGATGTTCACCCTGGACACAGAATCGGGCTTCCGGGACGTGGTGTTTATCACCGGCGCCTACGGCCTGGGCGAAACCGTCGTACAAGGCGCGGTAAACCCGGATGAGTTCTACGTTCACAAGCAAACCCTGGAAGCCGGTCGCCCTGCGATTCTGCGCCGTAACCTGGGCAGCAAAGCCATCAAGATGATCTACGGCGACGAAGCCAAGGCTGGCAAGTCGGTCAAGGTGATCGACGTTGAGAAGGCCGATCGCGAGCGTTTCTGCCTGACCGACGCTGAAGTCAGTGAACTGGCCAAGCAGGCGATGATCATCGAGAAACACTACAAGTGCCCGATGGACATCGAGTGGGCCAAAGACGGCGATGACGGCAAGCTGTACATCGTTCAGGCCCGCCCTGAAACCGTGAAAAGCCGCACCCAGGCCAACGTGATGGAGCGCTACCTGCTCAAAGAAACCGGCACTGTGCTGGTGGAAGGTCGCGCAATTGGCCAGCGTATTGGCGCGGGCAAGGTTCGCATCATTAAAGATGTCTCCGAGATGGACAAAGTCCAGCCGGGCGACGTGCTGGTATCGGACATGACCGACCCGGACTGGGAACCGGTGATGAAGCGCGCCAGCGCCATCGTGACCAACCGTGGCGGGCGTACCTGCCACGCAGCGATCATCGCGCGTGAGCTGGGCATCCCGGCGGTCGTGGGTTGCGGTAATGCCACCCAGCTGTTGAAAGACGGCCAGGGCGTGACGGTTTCGTGTGCCGAAGGCGATACGGGTTTCATCTTTGAAGGCGAACTGGGCTTCGACATCAAGAAGAACTCGGTTGATGCGATGCCGGAACTGCCATTCAAAATCATGATGAACGTGGGCAACCCGGACCGCGCGTTTGACTTCGCACAGTTGCCAAACGCCGGTGTGGGCCTGGCCCGTCTGGAGTTCATCATCAACCGTATGATCGGCGTGCACCCCAAGGCGCTGCTGAACTACGACGGATTGCCGCAAGAAATCAAAGACAGCGTCGACAAGCGCATCGCTGGCTACAACGATCCAGTCGATTTCTACGTCGACAAACTGGTTGAAGGCATCAGCACCCTCGCTGGCGCGTTTACCCCGAAGAAAGTGATCGTGCGCCTGTCGGACTTCAAGTCCAACGAATACGCGAACCTGATCGGCGGCAAGCTGTACGAGCCGGAAGAAGAAAACCCGATGCTGGGCTTCCGTGGTGCTTCGCGTTACATCAGCGAAAACTTCCGCGATTGCTTCGAGCTTGAATGCCGCGCCCTCAAGCGTGTGCGCAACGACATGGGCTTTACCAACGTCGAAATCATGGTGCCGTTCGTGCGTACCTTGGGCGAGGCGAGCCAGGTGATCGACTTGCTGGCCGAAAATGGCCTCAAGCGCGGTGAGAACGGTTTGCGCATCATCATGATGTGTGAACTGCCGTCCAACGCGATTCTGGCTGAAGAGTTCCTTGAATTCTTCGACGGCTTCTCGATCGGCTCCAACGACCTGACTCAGCTGACCCTGGGCCTGGACCGTGACTCCGGCGTGATCGCGCACTTGTTCGACGAGCGTAACCCCGCAGTTAAAAAGCTGCTGTCCAACGCTATTCAGGCGTGCAACAAGGCCGGCAAGTACATCGGTATTTGCGGCCAAGGGCCATCCGATCACCCGGATCTGGCGCTGTGGTTGATGGAGCAGGGCATTGAAAGCGTGTCGCTGAACCCGGACACCGTGCTGGAAACCTGGTTCTTCCTGGCAGAAGGTCAAGCGCAAGCTTGA